CAATCACTCTTTGTCCTGATGGTCATTTAAACCATGATGATGTAACACTGCATAGATCGCAGGCAGCATTAGATGCACAATATTGCCGTTTTATTGGTTCTCATGTTTAGTGCTGTGTTTTACTGGTGTGCATGCCTCTGTGCATAAACGTCTGAGTTCTATCTGCAGGCTGCTTTTGGCATTGAAATCCTCTCGTTAGCTTTACCTCATAGAGTGAATTTAGTTCAAggatgtttggtgtgtgtgaagGTTCACTGGAGGTTCAACAGGGCTGATAGGAGCTGAGCTGATAATGTGTTCTTGTTCTCACTACTCTCACTATTTCAGTCTGTtgccttgtgtttttttttcttaacactGTTCTgataaagaaatgaaaaatatatatgaaagaataTTTTGTCAAACATTGACACTTTAAAAAGCTCCATGCTTAATGATGCAATGCAGCCCTGTAATGGTGAAAAGCGCACAGTCATATGGACATGTTTAGACATGTTGGGATCAAACTCGTAACACTTAACATGGCACAGCCCGAACACACCTGGCTGGACTCAAAGTTTTCACAGGCTTGTCGGTCAGCTTAGCGTTTGTACCCTGATATAGGAccattgtttctactttataggCACCCGGATCATCTATGACCGAAAGTTCCTGCTGGACTGTCGCAGCTCTCCATTGGCCCGCACACCGCCCTGCTGCCTGCCTGACATTCCTGGGGTGACCAGTCCTCCGTCAGTCACCGTGAACAATGACAAGGCCTACCCTAAACCCACTGTTAATAATAACAGCTTCAGCCCTGCGGTGGACAAGAGCACAGGTAATTGTCCATTATCACTTGTGCTAAAACTAaatcttttataaaatatttacaaaaatattttttcatcttgTATTAAATATGCACCAAGCAATATTTGAAGTACTATTTTACCACATGGAGTCATAAAACAGACTTGCAGCCATTCGGCAGTAATAAGCATGTCTAGAAAATATAATGGAGATATTAAAAAGGGCTTGTtgtgttatgggtgtgttttttatttatttattttttacttttgatgCGTCATTTGGCGAAAGTCATTGCTTGCCAAAATTCGCTTATTGCACcttaaatgaacatttagtgaTCTCATCAAGTTGTCAGCCAAGACGCATAACCATTTCCAACTGGTATTAACATGTACAAATGTTGAATGTCTTATGACCATTTGTGTTCAGATTTCATTTTTTAGCAAGTTCTACATCACAAGATTGCTCAGTTTAGTATATAAGTATTACTGAATGAAGGAACCCACGTTAGGTggcttattactattattagggCTAGAACAATAAATTGATGCATAACAaatcaagactttttttttttttttgtatcaattcagattttttttaatgcatttcgaATCTCCCTTGAATCAGAGCTTAGTATTTACCACCCAAATGATGCTGTATGCTGTCTGCCAGTCCTCACGCAAACCACTTGAACGTTAATTGAACATTAATAAAGTTAATCTTTCAATGAAAATGTTTGAGCGCATTTGAGCACTTACAGTACATGCCACAAGTGCTCTTCATACTCAcaaagggtgtactcacactaggctatccgaaccgtgctcaggcacatttgacgacccccccccccccccattcccAGGCACAGTTTAGTTCGCCAACCTGGTAGGAAGGAGTGTGCCAAAACACAGTTCGGTGGCTTTGGCTCTGTACACTTGTTGTGTGAGTGCAGCGTcgcttttaagggactgtttcatatgaatttataaatcattcttgcttttcaatgaacgcgaactgtcaaactttattaaagatgcaaaccccaaaatacaaaacaatatgacTACAGCAATATCTGTTGTATGGAGCGAGAGCACTTCACTAattttaaactgaacagtcgcatcatcgatgatgtaagcatgcTCTGACTCGGAAggcaaaaaatgcaatgtgagtgtaggccaagggggagaggggaggggaaTTACGCCTGGGCATGGTTCAAAACAAaggtgcctagtgtgagtacatccTAATGGTGCTTTCAGACCAGACTCAAATGTAACGTCAAGCGTCagagatttacatgttaagtcaatgcatagACATCCTGAGAATGATGCGATTCGTGCAAATGAAGCAGTGCGAGTTGTATTTTGCGCGCCTAATGAGTGTATCACAGGTattgctcgagttggaaaatctgaagtTCAGCGGGCATTCGCGCCGCcgtaaccaatcatgagcttgctcttgtaggatcgtgattatgacatagtgccTGATGTTtgtgtcctgaggggaaatcctcttgtcaacaccggacaacagtttatcaaactgggctcggcttactctgaagcaccactgaaagAATCTGCATTTATTGTGAAGCGAATTTGACGTgcaaatgaagtgagtaaactcaaaataatcacGCTCGAATAGCACGATTTGTTTGCGAGTGCcccatctggtgtgaacacagcacaaGTATGGACTATTAAaaatactagcctagagcgccatctgctgttaaaaactaagctcagaa
The sequence above is drawn from the Danio aesculapii chromosome 21, fDanAes4.1, whole genome shotgun sequence genome and encodes:
- the eif4ebp1 gene encoding eukaryotic translation initiation factor 4E-binding protein 1, with product MSMGSQKTTSQAIPTTRRVILNDAAHLPHDYSTTPGGTLFSTTPGGTRIIYDRKFLLDCRSSPLARTPPCCLPDIPGVTSPPSVTVNNDKAYPKPTVNNNSFSPAVDKSTGEDAQFEMDI